The window GTGGGggtacaaaataaatgtatgcacaatGGCGCAcgtgcgcagccggtttgggttctgtGTAAGGTATGGCTTTAAAACACACAATACAAGATGATGCAACAATACAAACAGAACTGTGGTTATTCAGACATCAGAGCATTTTGTTGGATATTTTTCCCTCAACCTTTTGTGTTGCTTTGAGTCATCAAGACTGTGTCCAATTATATGCAACAGATTTACACAGATGTTTTAGCATTATTACCAGAAATGTCTTTATGGTTGATTCAGTTGTGAGCCTTCTGAAACGGGGGAACTTCTGCTTTTCATCTTTCCATGTAGACACACTCATCTTTTGGCCAGGTCGGAGGCAGGGACTTCAGCAGCCTGTCATCTTTGAAGGAGACTAGAAGAAGTCCGTCTAAGAGGGTGGATTTGACCCCAGTCACCAGCCCCGAGTTACCTCGCTCCCGTCTGGCCTACGGGTCACTCCGTTTTGGAACCTACACCCTCCCCGGCCCTAGCCAGCCGCCCATGATGGGGACTTCAGAGGAGCGGTCGTATGGGACAGACTTGATGCGGCGTTATGCCCATTCAGAAATGGCCCGTAGCACAAGGACACAAGCCATTGCTAACGGCGGCAACTACCACTGGGGCCAGTCCCTCAGACAGACTCGAGGGCCTCAGCCCCTCTCTGCAGACCACTCATTCCTGTGCAGCAGCCCTGCGATTCGCACCGACAACAGCTCCTACCTGATGGAGGTTCAAAAGGGGGCGAGGAGACAAACAGGATACGGGTCATTTAATGCTACCCAGAGAACAGAGGGCCTGGCCTGGCTGGGCCAGGTGGGGAAGGAGAGTCAGGGGCATGTGGGAGCAAAATGGCCTCCTTCGTACCCAGCCTCACTGGTCAGCATGGAGGTGGACATGGGCCAGATTAGGGCGGAGCCAGAGATCCAGCAGACAGACGTGAAGGAAGTCACTGTGGTGTAAGACGGCTTATGCGTTCCATACAAACCTGAAGATGATTAGATCTGGCAATTAATTTAGTTCTCAAATGATGtatgtcacatgctttgtaaacaacaggtgtagactaacagtgaaatgcttacttacgggcccttcccaacaatgcagagagagaaaatagagaaataatagaaaagtaataatAAATGCACAATGAGTAAGGATAACTTGCTCGAGGTACCAGTACCGAATTGATTTGCAAGGGTACAagttaattgaggtagatatgtacatactgcataactaggaataaagtgactaggATAGATAAACAGGATAGATTATCAACAGcagcaaaaagggtcaatgcagtctaggtagctatttggttaactgtaactagctatttagcagttttatgacttaggggtagaagctgttcaggatcctgttggttccagatttCAGTGGCTTATCTCGGCTGGCACTAAAGCTATTGTAAAAGAGTCTTCTAGAGAATTATTGGAGGTTCAGTTGCTTATCTGTCGTTTCAGGTCAATGATTTACCCAGATTTTGTAATAGTTGTATATAATGGAAAGTGTTGTGAGGatgagaaatgtgtgtgtgtttgtcaatgACAGGAGGTTCCTCTTCAATGCTCTCTCCCATACACAGGAAGCCAGAGAGCAAGGTGCCTGAGCTGACATTGGAGAGGGCAGTGAACCTGCTGGGCCAAGAGAATGAGGAGATGCAGATCACTGCTGCCAGCTTTATTCAAAACCAATGTTTCAACAGCGCTGACGCTAAGAAGATGGTGAGCTGGGGCCCATCTCTACTACTGTTGACTTGCCTGCTCAATTAAGGTTAAAGGCTTTCCAGGCTGTAGGCCTACAATACAGATGATGTTGATAATACAGTATGTGCCATTTTCAAATAATTGGGTTGGTAGGAGTATTTTCCCTTCAATTTCTATTGAGATTATGTGGACGATTCGCATGAAAATTCAAGTTGAGCTCACTCTTCATAGGAACAAGGGTAGATGAAgatctctgcctgtctctccccaGGTGTTCTACCTTCACGGTATACCCAAGCTGATCAAACTGCTGCAGAGCGACAGCGAGGAGCTGGAGCGCATAGCGGCGGGGGCGCTCCGAAACGTTGTCTTTGAGAGCAGTGAGAACAAGATGGAGGTGAAGGACAACAAGGGCGTGGCCCCTGCACTGTGTCTGCTCAGGAGAAGTCGCGACATAGAGACCCGGCGGCAGCTCACTGGTTAGTTTGAACACCTGCTCATGTAGATCTGAAAGAAATGGTCGTAGCACTTTATTAATGACCAGGGCGCGTATTCACAAAGTGCCTCAGAGCAGGAGAgtggatctaggatcagtttatccTTTTAAACCATAATGAATGaggggggctgatcctagatcagcactcatattctgagatgctttgtgaatatgtgATTTACATGAATTTACATGGTAAAATGGTAATGACACAGCAGTAACCTAAGAATGAAACGTTCCACAGGGCTGTTGTGGAACCTATCCTCTCATGACCTGCTGAAGGAGCATCTCTCCAAAGAGGCCCTGGAGATCCTGACCACTTCTGTGCTGGTGCCCTGCTCAGGCCTGTCTGAGGGGGAGAACCCCAAAGACTCCATGCTGGCTGACCCAGACACCTTTTACAACGCCACTGGCTGCCTCCGGTAGGTCGTCTGGACAAAGGCGTTTATTGGCCATTTGTGTGTTTGGCACTGACCTATGTAGTATCTGTGGTCAAGTATTTCTAGGGGTCCATCTTAGGGCAGCCTGGGATAGACACTAGGCAGTGGGATGCAGAAAGGGGTTTTGTATTTATGTTTGGAATGATCATGAAATAATTTATTGATTGATGGTCATCTGTAGCTTAGTTGGTAGAGTGTGGCGTTTTTCAAAGCCAGCacagtgggttcgattcccaggtcCATCTGTACgtaatgtatgcatgcatgcatgacTGCAAGTCGCATTGGttaaaagcttctgctaaatggtgtacagtgccttcagaaggtattcacactccttgactttttccacattttgttgtgttacaaagtgggattaaaatggacgtcttttaaaaaaaaaatgtaatttaacaatctacacaaaatattctgtcaaagtggaagataaaaatatatataatattacacTATAAAACACtaatacatttgaagtcggaagtttacattcacttaagttggagtcattaaaactcgtttttcaaacactccacaaatttcttgttaacaaactatagttttggcaagtcggttggaacatctactttgcatgacacaagttatttttccaacaattgtttagacagatgatttcacttataattcattatcacaattccagtgggtcagaagtttgcatacactaagttgactgggcctttaaacagcttgaaaaatttctgaaaattatgtaatggctttagaagcttctgataggctaattgacataatttgagtcaattggaggtgtacctgtggatgtatttcaaggcctaccttcaaactcattgcctctttgcttgccatcatgggaaaatcaaaagaaatcagccaggacctcagaaaaaacattgtagacacccacaagtcaggttcatccttgggagcaatttccaaatgcctgaaggtaccacgttcatctgtacaaacaatagtatgcaagtatcaacaccatgtgaccacagagctgtcataccgctcaggaaggagacacattctttAGTgtggaaaagtgcaaatcaatcccagaacaacagcaaatgaccttgtgaagatgctgaggaAACGGGTataacagtatctatatccacagtaaaacaagtcttatatcgacataacctgaaaggccgctcagcaaggaagaagccaatgctccaaaaccgccattaaaaaagccagactacggtttgcaactgcacatggggacaaagataatactttttggagaaatgtcctctgttctgattaaacaaaaatggagccgtttggccataatgaccatcgttatgtttggaggaaaaagggggggggcttgcaagccgaagagcaccgtcccaaccgtgaagcacgggcatggcagcatcgtgttgtgggggtgctttgctgcaggagggactggtgcacttcacaaaatagatggcacgatgaggatggaaaattgtggatatattgaagcaacatttcaagacatcagtcaggaagttaaagcttggttgcaaatggttcttccaattggaacccaagcatacttcctaaattgtggcaaaatggcttaaggacaacaatgtcaatgtattggagtggccatcacacagccctgacctgccaaaatttgttggcagaactgaaaaggcgtgtgcaagcaaggaggccacaaacctgattcagttacacaagctctgtcaggaggaatgggccaaaattcacccaacttactgtgggaagcttgcggaaggctacccgaaacgtttgacccaagttaaaaattaaggcaatgctaccaaatgctaattgaatgtatataaacttctgaccctttgggaatgtgatgaaagaaatataagctgaattaaatctttctctctactattattctgacgtttcacattcttacacaggacatttttacttggattaaatgtcaggaattgttgaactgagtataaatgtatttggctgaggtgtatgtgaacttccgacttcaactgtatatcttgactagataagtattcaacaccctgagtcaatacatgttagaatcacctttgactGGGAGTCTTTCTCTGGaagtctcttaagagctttgcacacctggattgtacaatatttgcccactTATTAATGAgagaattcttcaagctctgtcaagttggttgttgatcagaACTAGACAGGCATTTTCTAGTCTCGCCGTAGATTTAAgtcaactgtaactaggccattcAAGAGGATGTATTGTCTTtttagcaactccagtgtatacttggccttgtgttttaggtaattTCCCTGCTGAAGGGGGAATTTGTCTCTGGGTCTGTTGGAAAGctgactgaaccaagttttccctctaggattttgcctatgcttagctcttctgtttatttttatcctaaaaaactctcTAGTCCTTGCAAATGACAATCATACCCATaagatgatgcagccaccactatgcttgaaaatatgaagaggtACTCTGTTTGATTTGCTTTGTATTCTGGACAAAAAGTAAATTTCTTTGCCatgtttttttgcagttttactgagcggtttccttcctctctgggaACTGAGTTAGGAACggtgtctgtatctttgtagtgactgggtgtattgacacaccatccaaagtgtaattaattaatttcaacatgctcaaagtgatattcaatgtctattttttttacccatctgccTCTTCGTGAGGCATTGGCAACAAAAAACAACCTTCCTGGTCTTTGAACAAAAACAGTCTTTAAAATTATCTGTTCAACTGCGGgaccatacaattatctgtatgtgtggggtacagagaaggtgtcattcaaaaatcatgttaatattattgcacacagtgagtcgaTGCTACTTTATTATGTGACTTAAGCACATATTTGTACTctaaaagggttgaatacttattgactcgagacatttcagcttttcattttgaattcCTTTGTTAACATtgttaaaaacataattccactttaacattactgggtattgtgtgtcgatcagtgacacaatctcaattgaatTCATTAAATTTTTTgtctgtaacgcaacaaaatgtggaaagagtgaaagggtgtgaatactttctgaaggcaccaaTTATACGGTGACCCAGGCGGTTCATGTCCAATCCATCTCTCACCACAGTGTTACATCTTACAAGGCTTTGTCAAGATGATTATATTTCTCTCTGACAGCCTCCTCGCCATGAGTGAGAACTGTGAGGTTCCTCAAAGGCCATCGTCATCCTGTTACTCCTTTCTACCTGGCAAAACAGGCATGATGACTTCTGCCTTGGCAGCATCACCTCTGGAGCAGCAATGCGCTGGAAACAATATCCTGCATACCTTGTGTTCCTGTTGATCTGACAGCCATTGGTTTGGCACAGATATACCACCTGACAAACACATGGTGTAACAAGTAGTGTTTTGCTTTTGCCTAGCAACCGATACAACTGAAAACAGGCAGGGACTAAATTATTAATGGAGCTCTCTTCCTCTTCGTGGCTCTAGTAGAATTGAAACCTCTGAATCCATATTGGCTGGTGCTATCAAGCCCTGGCAACCATTGACTTGTGTAACTCTGCGGAATTCCTCAGTCTTTGGCCTGATTTTAAAACGAAAACACACAACACTCCAACTCACAGCCATAACCTTGGGCCATCACTGATGTTACTCTATTTGACTTGACGTTAACAAAAAGGCTGCAGAATTTTTAGGAATAAATAATTACCATTTGGTCACATGTATTGAGGCAACTCATGTGTTTTTCCTTGACCTCATCTAAAAGGAAGTGGAACAGTTGACTCATTGACCAGGGGTTGAAATTAAAGTGAAAGGTTAACTCATGTTGCTCATTTGCTTATGTTTCCTTTGTGCCTGAAACGCGTTGCTATCTCTCAACACATAGACATTTTGTTACAGTGACCTGTTGTAATGGCTTTCTCTGCAGATAACAGAAAAGCTTTTTAAAGTACACCAAGTATCTCTCTGCTACAAACATTTAGCCAGTTTGGACAATGTCTAGAATGTAAAGAATGCTTTTGTTGTTGCCTAGTGGCGATAATGACAACCTGTCATTGTTGTTGTCAGAAACATAAGCTCGACTGGTCCAGAAGGGAGAAAAGCCATGCGGCAGTGTGAGAACCTTATTGACTCCCTGGTGTACTACATCCGCGGGACCATAGCTGACTACAAGCCTGATGACAAGGTACTGCATGTGAAGGACTAACATTTCCTAAGCTTTTGTGCAAAATGTTCACTTGTTTCTTTTCGTTACGAGCGTTACTAAACATTTGTAGGTGGAATAAATATTGACACAGGGAAATTAAACAAGACTGTTTTTGCCTATATTTTATCAATTTGTCTCTAGAACAACTTCATCTCGCATTTAGTGTTGAAATACTGAGAACATCATGAACCAGCTgttctcatttaaaaaaaaaatgtatattgtttTTACAATAGACATTGCAGAATGTTTGATCTTAAAATCATAGTCCCCTGAACAGAACCACTTCTCTCCTTCACAGTCCACAGAGAACTGTGTGTGCATCCTACATAACCTCTCCTACCAGATGGAGATGGAGCTTCCACAGAAGTTGGCCAGCGAGCTCCATGAGTCTCGACTCAACCTGGCTCCAAAGACCAAGACCCCCGGCTGTTTCGGCTCCCGCAGTGCCAAAATCATCCAGGTAGGTTCCCATCACCTCTGT of the Oncorhynchus gorbuscha isolate QuinsamMale2020 ecotype Even-year linkage group LG25, OgorEven_v1.0, whole genome shotgun sequence genome contains:
- the pkp2 gene encoding plakophilin-2, giving the protein MEAAPFMKSVLPALDSFTVDADDTSLALPPEDNTKTHSTDRSFRVQQQVQLTLARKGKKTTSNGSLHLSRKPSIITGSRDGTWSNMKTHSSFGQVGGRDFSSLSSLKETRRSPSKRVDLTPVTSPELPRSRLAYGSLRFGTYTLPGPSQPPMMGTSEERSYGTDLMRRYAHSEMARSTRTQAIANGGNYHWGQSLRQTRGPQPLSADHSFLCSSPAIRTDNSSYLMEVQKGARRQTGYGSFNATQRTEGLAWLGQVGKESQGHVGAKWPPSYPASLVSMEVDMGQIRAEPEIQQTDVKEVTVVKPESKVPELTLERAVNLLGQENEEMQITAASFIQNQCFNSADAKKMVFYLHGIPKLIKLLQSDSEELERIAAGALRNVVFESSENKMEVKDNKGVAPALCLLRRSRDIETRRQLTGLLWNLSSHDLLKEHLSKEALEILTTSVLVPCSGLSEGENPKDSMLADPDTFYNATGCLRNISSTGPEGRKAMRQCENLIDSLVYYIRGTIADYKPDDKSTENCVCILHNLSYQMEMELPQKLASELHESRLNLAPKTKTPGCFGSRSAKIIQRLEAKRPLLEEKGSPCGIEWLWSAITVRMYLSIMARSICPYTQEAAIGALQNITAGNGLVSQAIAHTIVQRENGLLQAMKMLQEGGMVVKKTAVSLLCNISRYRELHADIVKQVLPQLVVMLPNSDTSTDLPIEVTVSLCHILINLSQAETQHVRAIVNHGALPKIINISAKDNGFGPTRAGQAACILLHSMWSHSELHRAYRKAGYRKADFVNSRTSKAVH